In Psychrobacter ciconiae, the genomic window TTGCCTTCTCAGTAGCAGCTTGTGCCAACTTCCCTATTCTTGTACTGTCGATGTTCTGGAAAGGTCTCACCACTCGCGGCGCGGTAATTGGCGGCGTGGTTGGCTTGGTTGGCGCGGTGGTATTGATCGTACTTTCAAAAGCCGTTTGGGTCGATACCTTGAGCATTTCAGAAACTGCGCCAAACCCGTTTAATGGTCCTGCCCTTTTTGCCATGCCATTATCGTTCCTTTGCTGCTGGTTCTTCTCAGTCACAGACAAAACGGCGCGTGCTGAAGCTGAACGCAAAGCCTTCGATGCCCAGTTTGTTCGCTCACAGACCGGAATTGGTATCTCAGGCGCTTCTGACCACTAATAAAAACAGCTGTTAAATAAAAAGCCCTCAGCAATTGAGGGCTTTTTTGTTGCTAACACTGTCCTGAAAAACATTTATCTTGACGATTTTAACAGCAGTTTTTTTGTTGGCAGGGCTGGTTTTGACATCGCACCAAGAATCAATCCTGCAAAAACACCGCCAAAATGCGCGGCAAAAGAAATTCCAGATTGGGGCATCAACCCTTCTTTGAGCACTAACCAATATCCCGTTCCCATCACCAAACACGCTGCCAAATAACCCCAGCGCCGCGCAAACACCGCCCCACCAATCATAAAGCCAATCATCGCAAAACATAGCCCTGATGCGCCAATATGAATTGACAAGGGCGAGCCTAACAGCCACGTCATCAGCCCCGAAGCAATGACGAGTTTAATAATTGTTAAATACGCATCACGCTCAAACAGCCCAAATAAAAATAAAATTTGCAGCAATAAAAAACTATTTCCTAGCAAATGCGCCAAATCTGCATGCATCGTCCACGACGCAAACACCCCAACCAAACTGCGTAAATCAACCGTTCGCGGCACAATTCCAAAAATGTTCCAAAGTCCAAACAGCAGCGCTTTATTGATAAAAAACATGCCCCACATTGGCAGCAAAACAAATGCATAAAGCCCCACCACCTGCCGCAATCGGCTGATGATAAGCGCCCAAAATCGTTGCCAGTCCATAACCACCTTCTTGATTATGTTAAGTATTAACGCACCTTTCTTGATTGTCTTAATTTATCCTTGCAAGGCACAAAGCGTAATTCTTGCGACTCATTTTTAGCAATCGGCATTGATGAATAAAGCTTTGAGCTTGATCGATAGGGCACCAAGGCTGTCGGCACAAAGCTCTTTGCCGCATTGATATGACTGACCGAATCATCAAAAAAGATATGAGGCGCAAAGGTTTTAAGCACTGCTGTTTTATCAAGACCGCCCAAAAAAAATGCCATATCGACATCCACGCCCCAATCCCGCAGCGTCTTGATCGCCCGCAAATCCGCTGGTGCATTTCGAGCGGTCACCAACGCGATGCTAATTGGGCGCTCTGTCGGACTTGCAGGAAGCCGCTCTTGTAGATTTGACAGCTTAATTAACAGCTCAGCATAAGGACCTTTTTCAATCGGTAAATCGCGCAATTTAGCCTCGCGCTCATGAAATGCTTGTAGCCCTTTTTGCTTATAAAGCAGCTCCCCTGAGTCATCAAACAGCACCGCATCGCCATCAAAAGCAATCCGCAACTGCTGCGTATCCAGCTGGTAGGTGTTGACCGGAGTTGCATCTAAAATCGCACAAGCACAAGTTCCCGCATCCGCAACTTGCTGAGCGTCCTCACGATTGGTCGTTAAAAACAAATCGACCTTAAAATTATCAAGGTAAGGAGCAACCTTACTTCCAGAAATAAATGCCGATCGTGAAATACTCAAACCATAATTACGAATAGCATTTAACACCTGAATCCCCGTGTCGGGGCTACTCTTTGAGACGATAACCACCTCAACTAATGGCGCAATCACTCCAGAGTTGGCTTTTGGGCAAGTTTCACAATACTTATTTAAGTTTAATAGCGCTTGAATCAAAGGAAATCCAGCGCCGATATTAAGCTTATCATTTTCGCGCTCTGCCATATAGTCGCGAAATTCTTTGATTGCGGTTTCAGGACTGTCTTTTAACAAGTCAAGTAAATGGTTTTCTGATTCAGACAAGTCAAACAACGCCGTAGCCGAAATTGCCACAATCAACGTATTAGAAAAATCAACCGCCATATAAACTCCTTAAATTATTATTGTTTTAAGCGATTAGTTTAACAATTAACTATGGCAGCGTAAGTAGTAGTTCTTTAAATGCTCGTTTAGAGCAACACAAGCAAAAAAAAGCCCCCAACGTAGTGTTGGGGGCTTTTTAAGAAAAGGGAGCTGACGATGACCTACTCTCACATGAGCGAATCACACTACCATCGGCGCAGCGATGTTTCACTTCTGAGTTCGGGAAGGGATCAGGTGGTTCCATCGCGCTGTTGTCGTCAGCAAAGGGGGTATAGATAGGAGTCTGTTGTTTTTGAATCAAGCTATTGATGATATCGAATCATGACCGGCTATCTTTTGATAGCAACAAACCACTTGGGTGTTGTATGGTCAAGCCAAACGAGCAATTAGTACAGGTTAGCTCCACACATCGCTGCGCTTCCACACCCTGCCTATCAACGTCCTAGTCTTGAACGGCTCTTTAGGGAAATCTCATCTTGAGGTGGGCTTCCCGCTTAGATGCTTTCAGCGGTTATCCCATCCGAACGTAGCTACCGGGCAATGCCATTGGCATGACAACCCGAACACCAGCGGTTCGTCCACTCTGGTCCTCTCGTACTAGGAGCAGATCCTCTCAAATTTCCAACGCCCACGGTAGATAGGGACCGAACTGTCTCACGACGTTCTAAACCCAGCTCGCGTACCTCTTTAAATGGCGAACAGCCATACCCTTAGGACCTGCTTCAGCCCTAGGATGAGATGAGCCGACATCGAGGTGCCAAACACCGCCGTCGATATGAACTCTTGGGCGGTATCAGCCTGTTATCCCCAGAGTACCTTTTATCCGTTGAGCGATGGCCCTTCCATACAGAACCACCGGATCACTAAGACCTACTTTCGTACCTGCTCGACTTGTGGGTCTCGCAGTTAAGCGCGCTTTTGCCTTTATACTCTTTGAACGATTTCCGACCGTTCTGAGCGCACCTTCGTACTCCTCCGTTACTCTTTAGGAGGAGACCGCCCCAGTCAAACTACCCACCATACATTGTCCTTAGTGCTGTCACACTCAAGTTAGAACCCCAACATGACCAGGGTGGTATTTCAAGGATGGCTCCACAAGAACTAGCGTTCCTGCTTCAAAGCCTCCCACCTATCCTGCACAAGTCAGGTCAAAGTTCAATGTAAAGCTGTAGTAAAGGTTCACGGGGTCTTTCCGTCTAGCCGCGGGTACACAGCATCTTCACTGCGATTTCGATTTCACTGAGTCTCTGCTGGAGACAGCGCTGCCATCATTATGCCATTCGTGCAGGTCGGAACTTACCCGACAAGGAATTTCGCTACCTTAGGACCGTTATAGTTACGGCCGCCGTTTACTGGGGCTTCGATCAAGACCTTCGCTTACGCTAAGCCCATCAATTAACCTTCCAGCACCGGGCAGGCATCACACCCTATACGTCCACTTTCGTGTTTGCAGAGTGCTGTGTTTTTAATAAACAGTTGCAGCAGCCTGGTATCTGCGACTGCCAATAGCTTACACCGCGAGGGTTTCACCATCAGCAGCGTACCTTCTCCCGAAGTTACGGTACCATTTTGCCTAGTTCCTTCAGCAGAGTTCTCTCAAGCGCCTTGGTATTCTCTACCTGACCACCTGTGTCGGTTTCGGGTACGATTCGTTTATGACTATCGCTTAGAAGCTTTTCCTGGAAGCATGGTATTTGCCACTTCGCTGTACAAGTACAGCTTGCTATCAGATCTCGGTATATAAATGACCGGATTTGCCTAATCACTCTACCTACATCCTTCCACCTAGATAACCATCACTAGGCTGGCATAACCTTCTCCGTCCCTCCATCGCATCATAAACAAGTATCGGAATATTAACCGATTTCCCATCGACTACGCCTTTCGGCCTCGCCTTAGGGGTCGACTCACCCAGCCCCGATTAACGTTGGACTGGAACCCTTGGTCTTCCGGCGTGGATGCTTTTCACACCCATTATCGTTACTCACGTCAGCATTCGCTCTTGTGATACCTCCAGCATGCTTTACAACACACCTTCACAGGCTTACACAATGCTCCCCTACCACTTGAAACAATTTTCAAATCCGCAGCTTCGGCTCCTAGTTTGAGCCCCGTTACATCTTCCGCGCAGGCCGACTCGACTAGTGAGCTATTACGCTTTCTTTAAAGGATGGCTGCTTCTAAGCCAACCTCCTAGCTGTCTATGCCTTCCCACCTCGTTTCCCACTTAACTAGGAATTTGGGGCCTTAGCTGGCGGTCTGGGTTGTTTCCCTCTCCACGACGGACGTTAGCACCCGCCGTGTGTCTCCCGGATATCACTCATTGGTATTCGGAGTTTGCATCGGGTTGGTAAGTCGGTATGACCCCCTAGCCGAAACAGTGCTCTACCCCCAATGGTGTTCGTCCGAGGCGCTACCTAAATAGCTTTCGGGGAGAACCAGCTATCACCGAGTTTGATTAGCCTTTCACCCCTATCCACAAGTCATCCCCTGGCTTTTCAACGACAGTGGGTTCGGTCCTCCGGTGCCTGTTACGGCACTTTCAACCTGCTCATGGATAGATCACTCGGTTTCGGGTCTATACCCTGCAACTATTCGCCCTATTAAGACTCGGTTTCCCTACGGCTCCCCTATTCGGTTAACCTTGCTACAGAATATAAGTCGCTGACCCATTATACAAAAGGTACGCGGTCACACCTCAAGGGTGCTCCCACTGCTTGTACGCACACGGTTTCAGGTTCTATTTCACTCCCCTCACAGGGGTTCTTTTCGCCTTTCCCTCACGGTACTGGTTCACTATCGGTCAGTCAGGAGTATTTAGCCTTGGAGGATGGTCCCCCCATCTTCAAACAGGATTTCTCGTGTCCCGCTCTACTTAATATGTCTCATCTAGAATTTAAAATACGGGACTATCACCCTCTACGGTCAGCTTTCCCACGCTGTTCTTCTATTCTAGAATCGATCGGCTCCTCCCCGTTCGCTCGCCGCTACTTGGGGAATCTCAATTGATGTCTTTTCCTAAGGGTACTGAGATGTTTCACTTCCCCTCGTTCGCTTCATATACAAGTATATGATACCTAGCTTATGCTAAGTGGGTTTCCCCATTCAGAAATCTCCGGATCACAGGATATTGCCGCCTCCCCGAAGCTTATCGCAGGCTGTCACGTCTTTCATCGCCTCTGACTGCCAAGGCATCCACCATGTGCGCTTCATTACTTGACCATACAACCCCAAAGGGTCTATGGGTAATGATAACGATATCACCTATGTTTACGCTTGATTCAGTTCTCTTTACTTTGATAATCACCCCTTGGGATAACAACTGATGTCATTAAAAGGTGATTATCAGGTTAGTGATGATACGTGAAATATCATTACTAACCCAGACTCATATCTATGTTGTTAAATAGTCAATCATGCTCTCGTCGAGTCACAATCTTCTGTATAAAACAGAAAGAAGAAATCGATTCCAATCTCTTGTTTCTGTTTATACCGCTTCATATCGTCTCTAGTATGGTGGAGCCAAGGAGAGTCGAACTCCTGACCTCCTGCGTGCAAGGCAGGCGCTCTACCAACTGAGCTATGGCCCCAGATGTTTGGTGGGTCTGATAAGACTTGAACTTATGACCCCCGCGTTATCAACACGGTGCTCTAACCAACTGAGCTACAGACCCTGAGAAGCGTTAACGCTTAAACCAAAGAACAACTTGTTGTGGATTCTTACTAACCGAATACTTCATTAAGGAGGTGATCCAGCCGCAGGTTCCCCTACGGCTACCTTGTTACGACTTCACCCCAGTCATCGACCACACCGTGGTGAGCGCCCTCTTGCGTTAGGCTACCCACTTCTGGTGCAATCAACTCCCATGGTGTGACGGGCGGTGTGTACAAGGCCCGGGAACGTATTCACCGCGGCATTCTGATCCGCGATTACTAGCGATTCCTACTTCATGGAGTCGAGTTGCAGACTCCAATCTGGACTACGATAGGCTTTTTGAGATTCGCTACACGTCGCCGCGTTGCTGCCCTCTGTACCTACCATTGTAGCACGTGTGTAGCCCTGGTCGTAAGGGCCATGATGACTTGACGTCGTCCCCGCCTTCCTCCAGTTTGTCACTGGCAGTATCCTTAGAGTTCCCACCCGAGGTGCTGGTAACTAAGGAAAAGGGTTGCGCTCGTTGCGGGACTTAACCCAACATCTCACGACACGAGCTGACGACAGCCATGCAGCACCTGTATTCTAATTCCCGAAGGCACTCCCGCATCTCTGCAGGATTCTAGATATGTCAAGACCAGGTAAGGTTCTTCGCGTTGCATCGAATTAAACCACATGCTCCACCGCTTGTGCGGGCCCCCGTCAATTCATTTGAGTTTTAACCTTGCGGCCGTACTCCCCAGGCGGTCTACTTATTGCGTTAGCTGCGTCACTAAGGAATCAAGTCCCCCAACGACTAGTAGACATCGTTTACGGCGTGGACTACCAGGGTATCTAATCCTGTTTGCTACCCACGCTTTCGAACCTCAGTGTCAGTATGATGCCAGAAGGCTGCCTTCGCCATCGGTATTCCTCCAGATCTCTACGCATTTCACCGCTACACCTGGAATTCTACCTTCCTCTCACCTACTCTAGCCTAACAGTATCAGATGCCGTTCCCAGGTTAAGCCCGGGGCTTTCACATCTGACTTATCAAGCCACCTACGCTCGCTTTACGCCCAGTAATTCCGATTAACGCTCGCACCCTCTGTATTACCGCGGCTGCTGGCACAGAGTTAGCCGGTGCTTATTCTGCAGCTAATGTCATCGTCCATGGGTATTAACCATGGAGTCTTCTTCACTGCTTAAAGTGCTTTACAACCAAAAGGCCTTCTTCACACACGCGGCATGGCTGGATCAGGGTTCCCCCCATTGTCCAATATTCCCCACTGCTGCCTCCCGTAGGAGTCCGGGCCGTGTCTCAGTCCCGGTGTGGCTGATCATCCTCTCAGACCAGCTACAGATCGTCGCCTTGGTAGGCCCTTACCCCACCAACTAGCTAATCCGACTTAGGCTCATCTAATAGCGAGAGCAACTAGTGCCCCCTTTCTCCCGTAGGTCGTATGCGGTATTAGCTTACCTTTCGGCAAGTTATCCCCCACTACTAGGTAGATTCCTAAGCGTTACTCACCCGTCCGCCGCTCGTCAGCAGAGAAGCAAGCTTCTCTCTGTTACCGCTCGACTTGCATGTGTTAAGCCTGCCGCCAGCGTTCAATCTGAGCCATGATCAAACTCTTCAGTTTAATCTTTCTTGAAGCCTTTACTATGTAAACATAGAAGACGACTTCGAATCTTTGGCTCATTTAATTACTAGCAAATTTACTTTCGCATTCGTATATGAATTAACTTGAGTTATTTGCTGAAACTAAATGATAATGTTATTAGCATTCTGTCTTAGCAAAAATCCACACAAGTTGTTCTTTAGTTCGCTGTTAAATAATGTAGCAATCTGTCGTCCAGTATCGCTCAAGCTATCTATCATATCACGTCGTGATGCTCTGTCAAGCTCTTATTTTAATTTGTTTCTCAAGGGTAATATCGTAACTGCCAATTCTAAGCTTATTTAAGCTGTCCGTTTTGGCGCTACCGTTGCCTTGTGAGGTGCGTATTATAGACGCTTAATTTCCTAAGTCAAGAAGTTTTTTAATTGTTTTTAAAGTTGTCTCAAGTCGCAATTGGCAAGTTGATCTGACTTTAAAAGTAATCGCTGCTATCGCCGCTAACTTCCGTCCTTGTGGGGGCGTATTATAGAGAAATTTGAGAGGCGGTCAAGCGTTATTTGAAAAATATTTGGATTAATTTATAAAGTAGTGATTTCACTATTATTCTACCATCACTCCCCTTTCACTGTCTTTATAGTTTGCCCATTTTTTCAAAAAAGGCTTTATAAGCGGCTACCTTTTGATCAAGGGCCAACGGGTAAGCTCGTGAGGTGGAAGGCAGCCGATATAAGGTCATTTGGCGCTCAATGCTCGGAGTATGATAAGGAAACGCGATGCTTTGGTTGGTTTTTGGGTATTTTGATTTGGGGATTGGGTCGTCAAGTAGACCGATTAGGGTTTCGGTGGCTTTGCCGCCGGTGGTAAATAAGGTGGTGACGTTTGGCACTTGCGGTAGGATAGTTGGCAAATCGACAGGGGT contains:
- a CDS encoding rhomboid family intramembrane serine protease; its protein translation is MDWQRFWALIISRLRQVVGLYAFVLLPMWGMFFINKALLFGLWNIFGIVPRTVDLRSLVGVFASWTMHADLAHLLGNSFLLLQILFLFGLFERDAYLTIIKLVIASGLMTWLLGSPLSIHIGASGLCFAMIGFMIGGAVFARRWGYLAACLVMGTGYWLVLKEGLMPQSGISFAAHFGGVFAGLILGAMSKPALPTKKLLLKSSR
- a CDS encoding 5'-nucleotidase, which gives rise to MAVDFSNTLIVAISATALFDLSESENHLLDLLKDSPETAIKEFRDYMAERENDKLNIGAGFPLIQALLNLNKYCETCPKANSGVIAPLVEVVIVSKSSPDTGIQVLNAIRNYGLSISRSAFISGSKVAPYLDNFKVDLFLTTNREDAQQVADAGTCACAILDATPVNTYQLDTQQLRIAFDGDAVLFDDSGELLYKQKGLQAFHEREAKLRDLPIEKGPYAELLIKLSNLQERLPASPTERPISIALVTARNAPADLRAIKTLRDWGVDVDMAFFLGGLDKTAVLKTFAPHIFFDDSVSHINAAKSFVPTALVPYRSSSKLYSSMPIAKNESQELRFVPCKDKLRQSRKVR
- a CDS encoding DNA glycosylase, whose translation is MMMGTFPPTSDKWAMRFHYPNFYNDMWRIYGRVFFDDADHFRVGNEKHFDPERIRAFLCERGIALCPSVKQAIRETGNASDKHLTVVTPVDLPTILPQVPNVTTLFTTGGKATETLIGLLDDPIPKSKYPKTNQSIAFPYHTPSIERQMTLYRLPSTSRAYPLALDQKVAAYKAFFEKMGKL